Genomic DNA from Fodinicurvata sp. EGI_FJ10296:
GATCCGCTCAGGGTGTCGAACAGGCCGAACCGGATGCCACCGCCTGCAGATGCCGCGCTTTCGCTTTCCGCGCCGCGCTTTTCGGCCATACCGATGTCGTAAAAGGCATAGAACTGAAGACTGTCCAGCTGGTCGATGGACGAGACATCGGCGGCGTAGCGGGCTTCCAGGCTGCCGGCGATGCCGCCGTCACCGGTGACTTCCGACCCGTCGTAAGCGCGACCGAAACGAGCGCCGCCCACGGCGAACTCCTCGGATGCCAGCAACACATCGCTGGCGATCTGGGCGCGCACCGCCCCATACAGGCTGAAGCCGCTACCCAGGCTCTGCAGCCGGCTGGCGTCCAGTGTCAGCTTGGTGAAGTCGCCCCGGCCCCCGGTTCTGGACACGCCGGTATCGGAAATCGTGGCGTCGAAGATATCGACACCCTGGCTGACTTCGGCGCCGAACGAAGTGATGCCGCGATAGCTGTCGAGGACATCGCCGTCGATGCCAACCCTGACGACCCGAAGCCGGTCCTCGTAGTCAAGCAGCCTGAATTGCGGATCGAACGCGTTTTCGGCGTCGGTATAGTCGAAGCGGGCACCGATGGTCAGATTGGTGTCGCGCGAGCGGATAAGCGGATAATCGGCCCCGATCGTCCAGGACGTCGTCCGGCCGTCGATACCGAATTGCCGCAAGGACGAGCCCGGCTGGGTCTGGCTATGGCTTACCGACCCGTGCAGCACCAAACCGTCGTATCCGATTGGCACCTCTGCCGAACCGCTGATATAGCGCAGTTCGCTGGTGTCTTCCGGTGTCGTCGCGGCAACGATGCTGACGGTTTCGTTGTTGCCGGTCGGGTTGTTCAGTGTCGCGCCGATCGTTGTTCGGACAGGACCGATATAGCGTGTGCCACGATTGTCGGCGGCGACGAATCCTTCGACCCGTTGCTCGTCCACGACCAGCGTCAGGTCTGCTGCACCCGGCTCGACCGGCGAGGCCGACAGCACCGATCGGACACTGACGCCGGGCAGATCGTTGGCGAGGAGAAGATAGCGCTCCAGATCGCGCTGCCTCAACGGACGCGACGCGGAAATCGAAGCGCCGTACTGCTCGATCCGTGCATGACCTGCGGTCGGCTCGCCTTCCGGGTCGGTCACGGCTACCTGGTCAACATAGCCTTCAACGACTCGAAGGGTAACGACACCGTCCTCGATTTCCTGTGCCGGAACAATGGCCTGCGCCAGAATATAGCCGGCATCGCGATAGGCGAGCGTCACCTGATGCGCAAACCCGTAGACATCCGCCAGCGAAACCTCGGAACCGACCTGCCCGGAGAAGATTGGCGCCAGCGCGTCATCGTCGATGGCGTTGTTGCCCTGCAGTTCGATGCCGCCCAGGACAAAAACGACGTCTTCCGCCCCTTCGGGCGCCGCCGGATCACGCGGGTCGGTCGCCGGGATTGACGGCTCGTCGACCGCAGGCGCCGGCATCGGCACGTCAATCGTGCCGGGGTCAACGCTTGGGGGGATCTGGGGATCCTGCGCGGATGCCGGGCCGTACAAGGGCATCATCATCGTGCAACCGAGTCCGATTGCCGCAACTGCAGCCAATCTTGCCATCGTCCTAATTCCTTGGTCTCGTTCCAAATCTGCAGGTTGCGCCGCAACACGACCGCCTCATTGCGAACACGATACGATGCTTTTCGTTTGAATGTAAATTGTTTTTTAACTAATGTTTCCACACATTGCGTTGGAAACCCGCGACCTCGCCGCTCATGCTCAGCCGGACGAAATCCCGAAATGAATTGCTGCTCCTGATCGCAAATATCAGCAATAGCTCTGGACCAAGTCAGCCTTCTTTTGCGATACTCTGAGGCCGAATGAGAAAAAGCTACTTCAATTATTATGGATGGTTAATATCTATTATATATTATAGAGATTAATTCCTTTAAATTTGGCACATGAGCGGAAATGACCACTGACACAAATAGAATAGCCAAATCTCGCGTTGTGGTGACGGCATCTTTCTGCATATTTGTTGTTCTTGCCGCATTGTACGCATTTTATGAAGTTCAGCATCGCTTCGATACTCAGCTCGACATTCGTCTCAATACCGGCCTATCAAATCTCGCGGCCGCAAATCAGTCGGCCGCCGACTCCCTGAATAATGTTGCGAATGACGCAGAGTCGCTGCTTGGGGAAATATCCCGCAATTCGACTATCAGCAACTTGCTGATGGCAATGGAAAACGGCGGCCAGCCGGTCGACGCGGCAGAGATTGGCAGCGGATTCGCGCGGAATTTTCTGACGGCCGAGGCAACCCGGTCCGGCCTTTTCGCCTCTGGCGTGCCGGCGACCATCCGGTCGGATTTGCAGGGCACGCCTGTCGCTGGCGGCATCTTGCTGGTCGACGACGAAGGACGCCCCCTGGTTTCATCCATCGGCGCGCCATCAATGACTGGACAACTGCCGCCCATGGGGGACGCGCCGCAGCTTCTAACATTGGCCGGCACACAATATGTCGCGTTTTCCTCTCGCGTTCCGCCGGACAATGACGCCGTTGTCAATGCCGCCGTGGTCGGTCTGACGCCGCTCGATCGGGTGACGGCGCGTGTCGCGCCGGCCCTGTCGACGACCGCTGCAACCGGCATCTCCAATATCGTGGCGCGGCTCGATGACGCGGCCGTGGTCCTTCTCGCCGGCAATGGTGGACCGGACCGGCGCCTGTCTGTCGATTTCAATTCGAATCGTACAATACTTCAGGCGGCCCAGGCGCCCGGTACCGTGCAACGGGGACTGTCCGCGACCGGGATCCGGACGGCCGGACTCGCTGAACTGACCGCGATTCCGACGATCGCTGTCGTATCCGAACTCGACATCGCTGCGATCGAACAATCCGTTCAGCAGGCGCGGTACGCGTCGCTGGCGGCTGTCATACTGGCAGCCTTGTTCCTGATCGCGACAATACTCTATGTCGGACGACTGGCTACCGCCAGCCACTCGGCAGCAGGGCGGGCTGAAGACGCAGCAGAGCTTTCGGAAAAGAAGTACGAGAATCTGTTATTGAAATCGGTTCTCGACGCCATTGGCGACGAGATCGTCGTGCGCGACAAGAACAACGCCGTCGTATTCCGTAACAAGCCGGGTGCGGTCGGTTCAAATGGCCAGAGCGAAAACAAGCTGACCTACACGCGGCCATTTCTCTCAGAGATCGAAGGGAACCGCGGCTCCATTACCGTCGTTCAATCGCCCACGGCCCATAGCGCGTCACAACTGGCCGATACGGCGGCGGTCGAAAGCGCGCTCAATGCGATCGTCAGCGAGCTCGACAAACGCGACCGATATTCCGCCGATCACTCGCTGCGCGTCGCTGAAACCGCTGCCGCCGTGGCGCGGCGAATGGGTATCGACGCTGTCACGATGCGCCGGATCGGATTGGCCGGGCGACTTCTCAATATCGGCAAGTTGCGGGTATCCCGCGACCTGCTCGCCGATGACAAGCCTTTCGACGCCGAAACCAAGGAAACGGTTCGCCGCGAAATTGCCTCTGTCGCCGATATCCTGCGGTCCAATGGCGGCGACGATCCATTCATCGACATGCTTGAGCAGGCTTTCGAACGGCTCGACGGATCGGGCTTTCCCAAAGGCCTGAGTGGCGGGGCCATCGGTACTCCAGCCCGGATCCTTGCCGTTGCCAACACCTGGGTCGCCCTCACCAGCCCCCGGCCGCATCGATTGTCCATTTCCCGGGCCGATGCCCTCGCCATCCTGCGACGCGACACGCCGCACGGACTGGACCCGGTCGTGGTCGACGCACTTGAAGCAGAATGCGGCGTCGCCGGCGAATAGCCTGGCCGCCGAGGCTCCAGGGGCATCTGTTTTCCCGCCGTGCGGCCACCGCCACAAGACTCGACAACCGGCCCGGCGGGTCGTTAAGCTTGTGCTAAGGTTTTCGTGGAAGTCTGTAGTAGTAAGGTCGCTTTCTTCCAAAGGTGGAAATACAACTTTTACGCGCATTTCTATCGATAGACAACAACACTTCTAAGCACACCGAAATATGGGTTCGCCGACATGCGACACAGCACACCCAAATACGCCGAACCACTGGCCGAGGATCAGACTCCCCGGCGGCGGACGGTGTCAATCCGTGGTCAGCGCACGGATATCCGGGTCGAGCCCATGGTTTGGTCCTGTCTGATCGAAATTGCGTCCGGCACAGACACAACTGTAGAGGATCTATGCGGCCGCATCGACGAGTTGCGCGGCTCCGAAGGACTGGCTGGCGCCATCCGGCTCTTCGTTCTGCATTACTACCGCCTTTCCGCCTTTGCCGGGACGGCCGACGCGGATGACGACGAAATCTTCGACGACGGCCTGCCCCCAACCTACGACCTGCCGCCTTTTGCCCCCCTTGATGCCGATGGCGGTTTCCAGGTGAGAGGCCCCGGCTTCGCGGAGCCGCGCGAACCCACGCGCCTGGACCGGCGGCGCACGGTCGACCGGGCTCTGGAAATTCTGTTTCGGACCTAGCGCCGCCCTTGAACGAGAGTCCTGGACTCAGGACTCATTGATTGAACCAGAAGATGACGGTTGCGGCGATGCAGATGGCAGACATGAAGGTGTGGGCGCATCGGTCGTAGCGGGTGTGGATGCGCCGCCAGTCTCTGAGTTTGCCGAACATGTTCTCGATCCTGTGGCGCTGGCGGTAGAGCACAGTGTCATGGGGGAACGGCACTTTGCGGTTGGCCTTCGACGGGATGCAGGCGGTGATACCACGCTCGGCCAATGCGGTGAGGAACCAGTCGGCATCGTAGCCCCGATCGGCAAGCAGCGCCTTGGCTTTGGGTAAGGCGTTTATCATCAGCGCCGCACCCTTGTAGTCGCTCACGTGCCCTTCGCTGAGTAGCATGACCAGAGGCCGACCCTGGCCATCGCAGACGGCATGGAGTTTTGAGTCCAGGCCGCCCTTGGTGCGTCCGATACCTCGCGGAACAGCCCCTTTTTGAGCAGGCTGGCAGCAGTGCGATGTGCCTTCAGATGGGTGGCATCGATCATCAACTGATCGGGCTTGCCGCTCTTGGCTGCCAGCGCCGCAAAGATCTTGTTGAACATTCCCAAGCGGCTCCCGCGAATGAAGCGGTTGTAGATCGTCTTGGGCGGCCCATACTCCGCGGGCGTATCGCGCCACCGCAGCGGGTTCCGGATCACGAAGATGATCCCGCTGATGACCCGGCGATCATCGACGCGCGGCACACCATTCGACAACGGAAAATACGGCTCGATCCGGCACATCTGCGCCTCCGACAACCAGATCAGATCACTCATGGCAATGCCTCGTCGCGCCGCCATTGAATCAAGCGATTCGATCTACGGCAACCGCCTAGTTGTATTGAACCTAACCTGGAAGACCATCTACTTTCGGGATGCTTTCCAAACGCGCGTCCCATTCCGCTCGGCTTGCAAAGCAGATATGCGCACTTGGTCGGATGTCGATCGCGCTATCAATACTCCCAGCAGGTACAACCACCAAAGCACCCTCCAATTGAACACTCGGAAGAGCAGACCCGCATTTAATGCAAAAGCTTTTTTCGTGTCGGGTCTCCGGAACCCGGTAGGTCTGGATGCTTTCATGACCAGAAACCCAATTTACCGTCGCTGTCGATGAAAACAAATTGGCCGCATATGCAGACCCCGTTCCCTTTCGACAGCGCTTGCAGTGACAAAGAAAGAAGCTCTCATAATCACCTGAAATTTGAAATTTAACGGTGCCACACAAACAGGAGCCAGCAGTGGTCGGGGTCATGATGATATACTCATATTCGTTTGACGCGGAATCGCAGTATTGGTTGCCGTCTGCCAGATTAATGGGTTCTGAGCCTAGAAGATCCCTGCTTCGAGACCGGCGGCCATCATCTGCCCCAGTTCTTCGCACTGGTCGGCAAAGGCATCCTGGTATTCCCCCTGACAGATCAGCGGCGGCTGCACGGCCCGCCAGCGCAAGCCCGTCGCGATGCTTTCGATCGCACGACGTGTGCCAGTGCCGTCCAGCCCGGCCCGGATATAGACGGCATAGGGCAGGCCCTGGGTATCGTCGATCACGGCATAATAAGTGCGGTCGAAGAAGTCCTTGAGAGCGCCGCTCATATAGCCGAGATTCTCCGTCGTGCCGAGGATCACCGCATCGGCGGCGCGGACATCGGCCGCCCCGGCATCGAACGGTGACAGCACGGTCACATCGACACCCGCGATATCCGGATGCCGGGCGCCGCGCTCCACCGCGTCGCGCAGAGCCTGAGTGTTGACCGACGGCACATGGCCGACGATCAATAGCTGTCTTGCCGCCATGGCATGCATCCCGTCATCCTGCCACCCCGCAAAGCGAGGCCGAGCCCGTGAACCAGCGACAGATCAACGCCTTTCGCCTCGTCATGCGATACGGGTCGATCACGGCCGCCGCTCATGCGATGAATGTGTCGCAGCCTGCGGTCAGCCGGTCGATCGCCGATCTCGAACGCAGCGTCGGCTTTCCCCTGCTGCTGCGTCAAGGTGGCAAGGCCGAGCCGACCACCGAGGCGCGCGAATTCATTCAGGAGGTCGAGCGCATGTTCTACGGCCTCGACCGGCTGGCCCAGGCCGCACGCGAGATCAAGGATCTGCGCCGGGCGACCCTGCGCATCGCCTCGATGCCCATGGTGAGCTTCGAGATCGTCCCGGCCGCCCTCAAGGCGTTTCTTGCCGACCATCACGGCATCAAGGTTACTCATGATGTTCATACCTCTGCCCGGATCGTCGATATGGTATCGTCCCACCAGTTCGATCTGGGGATCGCGCAGACCCATGTCGAGCGCCGGGACATCGAGGTGCTGGCCTCGTACCGGACATTCTGCGTCTGTGCCATGGCGCCCGACCATCCGCTTGCCGGACGCGAGAGCATTGGCCAGCGCGACCTGAAGGACGAACCGCTGGTCGCTCTCGCTCACCACACGCTGACCGCGAACCATCTGACCCACAGTTTCGCCGAGGCCAACGTCAACCCGACGATTGCGGTGGAAAGCCAGCCGTCGTATTCGGCCTGCGCAATCGCCGCCGTCGGTGTCGGGGTGGCGATCGTCGACCCGATGACGCCCAGAGTCTTCGGCGACCGGCTGCGGATCGTCCGATTCGAACCGCGAATCCCCTTCGATTTCCACATCGTTGCAGCGGTCGACATGCCTCTTTCACGGGCCGCTCAGTCTTTTCATCATCAATTAACACAGAATCTTGCGGGATTGGAGGCCGCGCATCGACTGGAGATTACGTGAATTTGCCGGAGACATAACCGTTGCGTATGACCCCCATTGATTTTTGTATTTGATTTTATGCCCCCGTGAGGAGTCATGCTTGGATTATAAACCTTCACCAGAACGGGGATAACGATATGCAGAACAGGATCATCCTGGCCGCCACGGCAGCAAGCGCGATCGCGCTGGCCGGCAGCGCGGCGCAGTCGGCGGATTTTACCTTGCGCATTCACACGCTGGTTCAGTCGCCGCACCCCTATAACGACATGGCCGTCTTCATGGAGGAGCGCCTTGAGGCCGAAAGCGACGGCCGCATCGATGTGCGCGTTTTTGATTCCGGACAACTGGGTCAGGATCCGGCCGTCATCGGCGAGATGGGCCTCGGCTCGGTCGACCTGATGATCAGCACCACCAGCAACGCCGCCGAGCAGATTCCGGAATTCGCCATCTTCACGATGCCGTATCTGTTCTCCAGCATGGACGACGTCCTGGAAACGGTTGGGCCCGGGACCGAAATTCACGAGCATTTCCAGCAGGTCTACGACGAACGCGGTGTGGGCATGCGGCTGTTGGCGCTGGGCGCGTCGGGAACCCGCAATCTGTCGACGGCCGAGGTGCCGGTGGAAAGCATCGAGGATCTGCAGGGCCTGCAGATGCGCACGCCACCCTCGCCGATGGATTCCGAAACCTGGTCGGCGCTCGGCATGCTGCCGGTGTCCGTTGACTGGGGCGAGCTCTACGCCGCCATGCAGACCGGCGTCGCCGAGGCGATGGAAAGCTCGCTGCCCGGCTATACCGGCTCCAAGCTGTACGAGGTCGCGCCCAACCTGGCCCTGACCGCGCATACGATCCAGGTTAACCATACCTCGATGTCGACCGCCACCTGGGAGAGCCTGCCGGAAGACCTGCAGGAACTGGTGCAGGAGGTCGCGATCGCCGCCAACGAGCACGGCGTGGAGATGGCCAAGCAATATGACGATGAGCTGGTCGAAACGCTGCAGGAAGAGCACGGCGTCAACGTCACCCGCCCGGACACGCAGGCCTTCCGCGACGCGCTGGCCCCGATCCAGCAACAGTTGGCCGAAGACCTCGACCTGGTCGAGGAATACGAGCTGGTGACCCGCGAGTAACCAACCATCCACCGGCGCCACCGGGCTTCGATCCGGCTGCGCCGGTGGCCCTCTCTCTCGCGCAGGATCCCTCAATGGTCGAACGCGTGACTAACGCCACCGTGCGCTGGATCGAACTTGTCCTGGGGATGGGTTTTCTGGCCCTGATCATGACGGTCGGGCTGCAGGTCGCGGCGCGCAACGTCTTCAGGATTCCGCTGATCTGGACGCTGGATCTGGCGCAGTTGCTGTTTTCATGGCTGATCTTCATCGGCGCCGCCATGGCGTTCCGGCGCGGCGTCCACTACACCGTGGACATCGTGCCCGAAGGCTGGGCAACCCTCAGCGCCGTGCTGCGTGTGATCGGCATCCTCGCCAGCGCCGTGGTGATCTATGTGCTGATCCGCTATGGCTTCGTCCTGGTCGGCATCCGGCAGACGGGCCTGATCCAGTCGCTCGGCATTTCGCGGGCGTGGATGTTCCTGCCCCTGCCGATCTGCGGTCTGCTCATGCTGGTTTTCCTGATCGAAAGCACGATCCGCCTTATCCGAAAAGGCCCGCAATGAGCCCACTGGTCGTCCTTATCGGCAGCTTCTTCCTTCTGATCGCCCTCAGGGTCAATATCGGCTTTTCGCTGATCGTGTCCTCGGTGATCGTGATCGTCATGGAGGATCTGCAGTTCACCTCCGTCGTCAATCAGATGTATGCGGGCATCAACAGCTTCACGCTGCTGGCGGTGCCGTTTTTCATGCTGCTGGGCCGGATCCTGAACGCCGGGTCGATCACCGAGCGGCTGCTGCGGGTTGCCGATGCGACCGTCGGGCATATCCGCGGCGGGCTGGGGCATGTGAACGTGTTCGTATCCATGGTGTTCGCCAGCCTGTCCGGATCGGCGGCCGCCGACACCGCCAGCGTCGGCTCGATCCTGATACCGGCGATGAAGCGGGCCGGCTACGATCCGGCGTTCGCGGTCGCGCTGACCGCCGCATCGTCGACCCTGGGCGTGATCATCCCGCCGTCGATCATCCTTATCGTCTACGGCGCCTTCGGCAATGTGTCGATCGGGGCGCTGTTCATCGCGGGCATTGTGCCGGGCGTGCTGATCGGCATCTTCATGATGGTCTATACCTATATCCTGGCGCTGAAATACGACTGGCCGGCCAACCCGTTCCCCGGCGTGCGTGCGGCGGGCGGGCACCTCAAACGGGGGGCGGCACCACTGATGATTCCGGTCATCGTGCTTGGCGGCATCGTCGGCGGCTACTTCACCCCGACCGAAGCCGCGATCATCGCCGTCGGCTGGGCCATGCTGCTGACCTTTGTCGTCTACCGCGACATTCCGATCAGCCGGCTGCCACGCATACTGGCGGAATCGGTGATCGATTTCTCCGTGCCGTTGTTCACGGTCGCCAGCGCCGGCATCTTCGGCTGGCTGATCGCCTATCTCGGCGCGGCGGAACTCGTGGTCAACTTCATCACCAGCCAGACCCAGAACCCCTATGGCATCATGCTGATGCTGATCGGATTCCTGGTGATCGTGGGCACCGTCTTGAACCCGCTGTCGGCGATCATCATTTTTCTCCCCATTATACAGGGGCTGGGAACCACCGCCGGCTACGACCCCGTCTTTCTCGGGGTGTTGGCAACGATCGTGCTGTCAGTCGGCCTTATAACGCCGCCCTACGGCATCTGCCTGCTGATCGCCTCACAGATCGGCGAGGTGCGGCTCGGCCGGGCCATGATTGCCGTTGCCCCGATTTGCGGCCTGGCGCTGCTGGTCGCCTGTCTGTCATTGGTGTTTCCGTGGATCATCACGGGCCTGCCGCGCTTGCTGACACCGCAGTTTTTCTGAGTAGTCTGTCACTCATTTTTGAAAAGGGGAAAACCAGTGGCCCACATCAAGCCGAAAGGCTCCTTCGTCGCGCTCGTGACGCCGATGAACACCGATGGCTCGATCGATTTCGAGGGTTTCCGCACGCTTCTGAACTGGCACGAGGAAAACGGCACCGAAGCCGTGCTCATCATGGGCTCGACCGGCGAGGTGTCGATGCTGTCGCCGGAGGAACGCCGCCAGATCATCACCGAAACGGCGAAGATGAAGTCTGGCCGCATGCTGTTCTATTACGGCTGCACCGGGAACAATACCGAGACGACCATCGACTATGTCCGCTATGCCAAAGCCGAGGGCGGCGACGGTGCGATCATCGCCGCACCGGCCTATATCTGCGCCGACAACGACGCCATCACGGATTACGCATGGGAAGTCTGCGACGCCGTCGATTTTCCGATCGGGTTCTACAACAACCCGCCACGGGTGAAGACCGACCTGCACTGGAACGACATCCTGAAGCTGGCCAGACATCCGAACATGGTCGTGCTGAAGGAATCGACGACCCGCGTCGGACAGGTCGCACAGGTTTGCGCGGCAAAGCCCGACATGGCGATCATGTGCTGCTGCTCGCCCAATCTGGGGCTGGTGATCCCGACCATGGCGCTGGGCGGCGACGGCACCGCCAACATGACCGGCAACATCATCCCGCGCGAAATGGCCGTGATCTCGAAGAAGTGGGAAACCGGCGAAGACGCATTCGCCTGCCGCGAGGCGTGGCTGACCAACCTGCCGATGCTGCATTTCGCCTATTCCGCCATCAACCCGGTGGCGGTCAAGACGCTGATGCGCGCCATCGGCCTGCCCGCCGGCCCCTTGCGCAAGCCGTTGAAGCCGATCGACGGTCCGGCGCTGCAGGCCGGTCTGGATGCGGTGACACGTCTTGGTCTGGACCAGCGCTATGGCTTCAAGATCAACCCGTCGGCGATCGCCGCCGAGTAGCGCCATGACCGTTCGCACAACGACCAGCCTGTGCCACTGGGGCGCGTTCGACGCCACCGTCGATGACGGGCGGCTGACCGCCGCGCGCCCCTGGTCGGAGCCAAACGCCGGGGCCGAGACCAGCCGGGCCGAGGCCAGCGGGGGCGCGGATCCCGACATGATCGGCGCCTGGCCGGATATGGTCTATTCGCCGCAGCGGATCGACCGCCCCCATGCCCGGCGGTCGTTCCTGAAGCACCGCCACAAGGCCGGCGGCGACGGGCGCGGCCGGACCGACGCCGACAACGAGATGGTGCCGATCAGTTGGGAGACGGCGCTGTCGATCGTCGCCGACGAGCTGACGCGCGTCTACGACGACCATGGCCCGGCATCGGTTTTCGGCGGGTCGTATGGCTGGTCGAGCGCCGGGCGTTTCCACCATGCCCGCACGCAGATCCGCCGCTTTCTGGCCGCCGCCGGCGGGTATACTGACCAGATCGGCAATTACAGCTGGGGGGCGGCTCACGCCATTCTGCCGCATGTGCTGGGCAGCGCCGACGCGGTGGCCGTGGCCGGCGCCGCGACCAGTTGGGAGTCGATCACACGGGAAACCGACACCGTTGTCGCGTTCGGCGGCCTGAACCCCAAGAACTGGCGCGTGACGTCTGGCGGCGCGGGCAATCACCAGATGCCGCGCTATCTGGACCAGGCGCGCGCCGCCGGTGTGGAATTCGTCATCCTGTCGCCGTTTGCCCAGGATGTGCCCGACGGCATCGACGCCCAGTGGATCGCCCCGCGCCCGAACAGCGACACCGCGATCATGCTGGCGCTGGCCCGACAGGCGGTCGTCGACGGCCGCGCCG
This window encodes:
- a CDS encoding dihydrodipicolinate synthase family protein encodes the protein MAHIKPKGSFVALVTPMNTDGSIDFEGFRTLLNWHEENGTEAVLIMGSTGEVSMLSPEERRQIITETAKMKSGRMLFYYGCTGNNTETTIDYVRYAKAEGGDGAIIAAPAYICADNDAITDYAWEVCDAVDFPIGFYNNPPRVKTDLHWNDILKLARHPNMVVLKESTTRVGQVAQVCAAKPDMAIMCCCSPNLGLVIPTMALGGDGTANMTGNIIPREMAVISKKWETGEDAFACREAWLTNLPMLHFAYSAINPVAVKTLMRAIGLPAGPLRKPLKPIDGPALQAGLDAVTRLGLDQRYGFKINPSAIAAE